One Hyphomicrobiales bacterium DNA window includes the following coding sequences:
- a CDS encoding isocitrate lyase → MSYTSEIDAAQTIISSNGAPWSAITAENVARMRLQNRFKTGLDIARYTADIMRRDMDAYDADPSKYTQSLGCWHGFIGQQKMISIKKHFETTDRSYLYLSGWMIAALRSEFGPLPDQSMHEKTSVPALIEELYTFLRQADARELGGMFRDLDKARSAGDAAKTAELTQQIDNHQTHVVPIIADIDAGFGNAEATYLLAKKLIEAGACCLQIENQVSDEKQCGHQDGKVTVPHEDFLGKVRAIRYAFLELGVDNGIIVTRTDSLGAGLTKQIAVSHEPGDLGDQYNSFLDCEEIAPENMKNGDVVLNRDGKLLRPKRLASNLFQFREGTGEARCVLDSITSLQNGADLLWIETEKPHIGQIKGMVDAVREVIPNAKLVYNNSPSFNWTLNFRQQVFDVWAEAGKDVSAYDRARLMAVEYDDTELSKEADERIRTFQADSSREAGIFHHLITLPTYHTAALSTDNLAKEYFGDQGMLGYVAGVQRKEIREGIACVKHQNMAGSDMGDDHKEYFSGDAALKAAGEDNTMNQFAAA, encoded by the coding sequence ATGAGTTACACAAGTGAAATAGATGCTGCACAAACAATAATATCATCAAATGGAGCACCTTGGAGTGCCATTACTGCGGAAAATGTTGCGCGTATGCGGTTGCAAAACCGTTTTAAAACCGGATTAGACATTGCTCGTTATACCGCTGACATTATGCGTCGTGATATGGATGCCTATGATGCAGATCCATCCAAATACACCCAATCTCTTGGTTGTTGGCATGGGTTTATCGGTCAGCAAAAGATGATTTCAATCAAGAAGCATTTTGAAACAACTGATCGTTCTTATCTCTATCTCTCTGGTTGGATGATTGCGGCGCTGCGTTCCGAATTTGGCCCGCTCCCTGATCAATCAATGCATGAGAAGACATCTGTTCCGGCACTCATCGAAGAGCTCTACACTTTTCTTCGTCAAGCAGATGCCCGTGAATTGGGTGGGATGTTCCGTGATTTGGATAAGGCACGCTCAGCAGGGGATGCTGCTAAAACGGCGGAGCTTACTCAGCAAATTGACAATCATCAAACGCATGTTGTGCCAATTATCGCGGATATTGATGCTGGCTTTGGTAATGCAGAAGCGACCTATCTTCTGGCTAAAAAGCTGATTGAAGCGGGTGCTTGTTGCTTGCAGATCGAAAACCAAGTGTCAGACGAAAAACAGTGTGGCCACCAAGACGGTAAAGTGACAGTTCCCCATGAGGATTTCCTCGGTAAAGTTCGCGCAATCCGCTACGCCTTCTTAGAGCTTGGCGTTGATAACGGCATCATCGTGACCCGCACGGATTCTCTCGGTGCTGGCTTGACCAAGCAGATCGCTGTTTCTCACGAGCCAGGCGATTTGGGTGACCAGTATAATTCATTCCTTGATTGTGAAGAAATTGCGCCAGAAAATATGAAGAATGGCGATGTTGTTTTGAACCGTGATGGGAAGCTTTTGCGTCCTAAACGTCTCGCGTCAAACCTATTCCAGTTCCGTGAAGGCACGGGTGAAGCGCGCTGTGTGCTTGATAGTATTACATCGCTTCAAAATGGTGCTGATCTGCTTTGGATTGAAACGGAAAAACCACATATTGGTCAGATCAAAGGCATGGTTGATGCGGTTCGTGAAGTGATCCCGAATGCGAAGCTTGTTTATAATAACTCACCAAGCTTCAACTGGACACTCAATTTCCGTCAGCAGGTTTTTGATGTATGGGCAGAAGCAGGCAAAGACGTGTCAGCCTATGACCGTGCGCGCTTGATGGCAGTTGAATATGATGACACAGAGCTTTCAAAAGAAGCCGATGAACGTATTCGTACCTTCCAAGCAGATTCGTCCCGTGAAGCAGGCATCTTCCACCATCTCATCACATTGCCGACCTATCACACGGCAGCCCTTTCAACCGATAATCTTGCAAAAGAATACTTCGGTGACCAAGGCATGTTGGGTTATGTGGCTGGCGTTCAACGTAAGGAAATCCGCGAGGGTATTGCCTGCGTTAAACACCAAAATATGGCTGGGTCAGATATGGGTGATGATCACAAAGAATACTTCTCAGGTGATGCGGCACTTAAAGCTGCTGGTGAAGACAACACAATGAACCAGTTTGCAGCGGCCTAG
- a CDS encoding aminotransferase class I/II-fold pyridoxal phosphate-dependent enzyme, with the protein MSKKSRSGMSADLKNQLVARMKKKTTMTPRVVAAPVRERLPHFDAGLTDFSKHPDYEQIQLQTLFADHTQMRSPYFRDHNSRAGAVSEIDDQAVVNFGSYDYLGLNHLESVGKAAQTAIDVYGTSVSASRVVAGERGFHRDLEKQIAEVYETDDAITYVSGHATNVSTIATLLGPGDLVLHDAWAHNSVKEGAKLSGATIRNFAHNDPEALETILKSSRHQYARVLIVIEGLYSMDGDTSDLAEFVEIKKRYQAWLMVDEAHSLGVLGETGRGIAEEQNVPFSDVDIWMGTMSKTLASCGGYIAGCRQLITLLKFKAPGFVYSVGLSAPAAAAAMESLRIMKTQPQRVKKLREISAFAFNAAKEAGIDTGVSEGYAVIPIMIRDAIKAVVVGEAMLSRGYNMLPIIYPAVPMKESRLRLFITAEHTREQIQGAIEALKEEIAKVSGSTNKADASQA; encoded by the coding sequence GTGAGTAAGAAATCACGCAGTGGAATGTCAGCTGACTTGAAAAACCAGCTGGTCGCAAGAATGAAGAAGAAAACGACAATGACGCCTCGCGTTGTTGCCGCGCCCGTTCGCGAGCGCCTTCCCCATTTTGACGCGGGGCTAACGGATTTTTCTAAACATCCAGACTATGAGCAAATTCAGTTGCAAACTCTGTTTGCTGATCACACTCAAATGCGCTCACCCTATTTCCGTGATCACAACAGCAGAGCCGGTGCTGTTTCTGAAATTGATGATCAGGCGGTTGTTAATTTTGGGTCTTATGACTATTTGGGCCTTAATCACTTAGAGAGTGTTGGTAAGGCCGCGCAAACTGCGATTGATGTTTATGGAACAAGTGTTTCAGCCAGTCGTGTGGTTGCTGGCGAACGCGGGTTTCACCGTGATCTTGAAAAACAAATTGCCGAAGTTTACGAAACTGATGATGCAATCACTTATGTGAGCGGCCATGCTACGAATGTGAGCACGATTGCCACGCTCTTAGGCCCGGGCGACTTGGTCTTGCATGATGCATGGGCGCATAACAGTGTGAAAGAGGGCGCTAAGCTCTCAGGCGCCACTATTCGTAACTTTGCTCACAATGATCCAGAAGCTCTTGAGACAATTTTGAAAAGCTCTCGCCATCAGTATGCGCGGGTTTTGATTGTCATTGAAGGCCTCTATTCAATGGATGGTGATACGTCTGATCTCGCAGAATTCGTTGAAATTAAAAAGCGCTATCAAGCATGGCTTATGGTTGATGAGGCTCATAGTTTAGGCGTTCTGGGTGAAACGGGCCGTGGCATTGCGGAAGAGCAAAATGTTCCTTTCAGTGATGTTGATATCTGGATGGGTACGATGAGCAAGACACTTGCTTCATGCGGTGGATATATCGCGGGCTGTCGTCAACTCATCACACTATTGAAATTTAAGGCACCGGGATTTGTTTATTCTGTTGGGCTGTCAGCACCCGCTGCTGCGGCGGCTATGGAATCTCTGAGAATAATGAAAACCCAGCCACAACGGGTTAAAAAGCTTCGTGAGATCAGCGCTTTTGCATTCAATGCTGCCAAAGAGGCAGGTATTGATACCGGAGTGAGTGAAGGCTACGCAGTGATCCCGATCATGATCCGTGATGCCATTAAAGCAGTTGTTGTCGGTGAAGCGATGCTTTCACGCGGCTACAATATGCTGCCGATAATTTATCCAGCTGTTCCCATGAAGGAATCGCGGCTGAGGCTTTTCATTACTGCTGAGCATACGAGAGAGCAGATTCAAGGCGCGATTGAAGCGCTTAAAGAAGAGATTGCTAAGGTTTCGGGTAGCACCAATAAAGCAGACGCCTCGCAAGCTTGA
- a CDS encoding L,D-transpeptidase, whose product MHESQDKNTKISRRVFAGGSLASVAALAGCQTTTASGPATFGSRRYHALAYAAKPSERFPLPAINLDGVDPKFLRQRVDYKSKYRPGTIVVEPKNHFLYFIEANGKAIRYGVGVGRAGFAWSGSAKVGFKRQWPTWTPPAAMIRREPELRKWAKGMPPSLTNPLGARALYIYRGGRDTLYRLHGTNNPKSIGKSLSSGCIRLWNQDIADLYERTSVGARIVVKS is encoded by the coding sequence ATGCATGAGTCACAAGATAAAAACACTAAAATCTCCCGCCGCGTTTTCGCGGGTGGTAGTCTAGCTTCTGTAGCAGCTCTAGCTGGCTGCCAAACAACGACTGCATCAGGCCCTGCAACCTTCGGCTCTCGCCGCTACCATGCATTGGCATACGCCGCGAAACCAAGTGAGCGCTTCCCGCTACCTGCGATCAATCTTGACGGTGTTGACCCTAAGTTTCTTCGCCAGCGCGTTGATTACAAATCAAAGTACCGTCCAGGTACTATTGTTGTCGAACCTAAAAACCACTTCTTGTACTTTATCGAAGCTAACGGCAAAGCTATTCGCTACGGCGTGGGCGTTGGTCGTGCTGGCTTTGCATGGTCTGGTTCTGCCAAAGTTGGCTTCAAACGCCAATGGCCAACATGGACACCACCAGCAGCAATGATCCGTCGTGAACCTGAGCTTCGCAAATGGGCTAAAGGCATGCCGCCAAGCTTGACGAACCCACTTGGTGCGCGCGCGCTCTACATCTACCGTGGTGGCCGCGATACATTGTATCGTCTACATGGCACAAACAATCCAAAGAGTATTGGTAAGTCACTCTCAAGCGGTTGCATCCGTTTGTGGAACCAAGACATTGCTGATCTCTATGAGCGCACAAGCGTTGGCGCCCGCATCGTTGTGAAATCATAA
- a CDS encoding CapA family protein, which yields MRIFGGLLVTACLMGPVQALEFQNACKGGKQIVIGAVGDFLLHAAMQDKAYKSSGGYKALWPDVIPFMKAPAVMYGNLESPTAKGVALGGKKARDPGRKFDGKVYSGFPKFNAHPTVLKDMKASGVDIVSTANNHSMDRGPLGVERTIDALNKAKLAFTGTRKKKGQAFHTITTGGGFKIAWISCTRDTNGLPDPRGQVNRCYGNGVSSTIQALKGSTDAVIVTPHWGVEYSLSTNDKQRSFARRWLDDGATAILGAHPHVPQPWEKYQTKDGREGFIIYSLGNFIAAQSAIEKKTSMLLYLGLSKSDGKTWVNGVRYLPLYMQHFPHKVVPTGYPGQRKKGHDASLAILSKMYGLERMVRSGQRINTNFEC from the coding sequence ATGCGGATTTTTGGTGGTCTTTTGGTGACAGCCTGTTTGATGGGGCCTGTTCAAGCGCTGGAGTTTCAAAACGCTTGTAAAGGCGGCAAGCAGATTGTTATCGGTGCTGTTGGTGATTTTTTGCTGCATGCTGCGATGCAGGACAAGGCCTATAAAAGCTCTGGCGGATATAAGGCTCTGTGGCCAGATGTCATTCCATTTATGAAAGCCCCTGCCGTTATGTATGGCAATCTTGAAAGCCCAACGGCAAAAGGGGTGGCTCTTGGTGGGAAGAAAGCACGAGACCCAGGCCGTAAATTTGATGGCAAGGTCTATTCAGGCTTTCCAAAGTTTAATGCGCACCCAACCGTTTTAAAAGACATGAAGGCAAGTGGCGTCGATATCGTTTCAACCGCTAACAATCATTCTATGGACCGCGGGCCTCTTGGGGTTGAACGCACCATTGACGCGTTGAACAAGGCAAAACTCGCCTTTACGGGGACGCGTAAAAAGAAAGGTCAGGCATTTCACACCATCACCACGGGTGGTGGTTTTAAGATTGCTTGGATTTCCTGTACCCGCGATACAAATGGACTGCCAGATCCGAGAGGCCAAGTGAACCGGTGCTATGGCAATGGCGTATCAAGCACCATTCAAGCGCTTAAAGGCAGCACAGATGCGGTTATCGTAACGCCGCATTGGGGTGTCGAATATAGCCTCTCGACAAATGACAAACAGCGCTCCTTTGCGCGCCGGTGGCTTGATGATGGAGCAACTGCGATTTTAGGTGCGCACCCCCATGTGCCGCAGCCTTGGGAGAAATATCAAACCAAAGATGGGCGTGAAGGTTTTATCATCTATTCGCTTGGCAACTTTATTGCGGCTCAATCGGCAATTGAGAAGAAGACCAGCATGCTGCTTTATCTCGGCCTTTCAAAGTCGGATGGCAAAACATGGGTGAATGGTGTGCGTTATCTTCCTCTTTATATGCAGCACTTCCCGCACAAGGTTGTGCCAACAGGTTATCCAGGACAACGCAAAAAGGGACATGATGCGTCGCTCGCGATCTTATCGAAGATGTATGGCTTGGAGCGCATGGTGCGCTCAGGTCAGCGCATTAATACGAATTTTGAATGCTAG
- a CDS encoding nitronate monooxygenase produces MTVKDRVAHFCEAYSLEVPILMAPMAGACPVELAAAVARGGGMGACGALMMEPQAISQWARGLRSKTNGSFQMNLWIPDPEPKRDAQAEAEVRTFLANWGPEVPAEAADGSMPNFNAQCDALLAAGPTVISSIMGLYPPAFVGQMKEQGIRWFATVTTVEEAMAAEAAGADVIVAQGAEAGGHRGAFHAEDAIHKAVGLFALLPAVVDSVAIPVVATGGIADARGIAAALTLGASAVQMGTGFLLTPEADLNSAWADGLQNAKPEDTCVTRAFSGRAGRSLASDYVKAMNDVSAPTPAPYPIQRNLTAAMRARAAAENDAGRLQTWAGQSAGLASAEQASELTRRLWDEAQHLIV; encoded by the coding sequence ATGACCGTCAAAGATCGCGTTGCTCATTTTTGTGAGGCGTATAGTTTGGAAGTGCCAATACTGATGGCGCCGATGGCAGGTGCTTGCCCTGTTGAACTTGCGGCTGCAGTCGCGCGTGGTGGCGGCATGGGCGCTTGTGGTGCGTTGATGATGGAACCTCAAGCGATTTCCCAATGGGCACGCGGGCTACGGTCAAAAACCAATGGTTCGTTTCAGATGAACCTATGGATACCAGACCCTGAGCCTAAACGTGATGCGCAAGCCGAAGCAGAGGTTCGCACTTTCTTGGCGAACTGGGGGCCTGAAGTGCCTGCAGAGGCAGCAGACGGTTCCATGCCAAATTTTAATGCGCAGTGTGATGCTTTGCTGGCGGCAGGGCCAACGGTGATTTCTTCCATTATGGGACTTTACCCACCAGCTTTCGTTGGACAGATGAAAGAGCAAGGCATTCGCTGGTTTGCCACTGTTACAACAGTTGAAGAAGCGATGGCGGCGGAGGCGGCGGGTGCTGATGTTATCGTCGCGCAAGGGGCTGAGGCTGGAGGACACCGTGGAGCCTTTCATGCAGAGGATGCAATCCATAAAGCGGTAGGTTTGTTTGCGCTCTTGCCAGCTGTTGTTGATAGCGTCGCTATTCCCGTGGTTGCAACAGGCGGCATTGCGGATGCACGCGGCATTGCGGCGGCTTTAACCTTGGGTGCTTCTGCTGTTCAAATGGGAACGGGTTTTTTGCTGACCCCAGAAGCAGACCTCAATAGCGCGTGGGCGGATGGGCTGCAAAATGCCAAGCCAGAAGATACCTGCGTAACACGGGCCTTTTCAGGTAGAGCAGGGCGCAGCTTGGCGAGCGATTATGTGAAGGCGATGAATGATGTGTCGGCTCCAACGCCTGCACCCTACCCAATTCAGCGAAACCTCACAGCTGCAATGCGGGCGCGTGCTGCAGCTGAAAATGATGCGGGCAGATTACAAACCTGGGCCGGTCAATCCGCGGGCCTTGCTTCAGCCGAGCAAGCAAGCGAATTAACTCGTCGCTTATGGGATGAAGCCCAACACTTGATTGTGTGA